In the genome of Drosophila yakuba strain Tai18E2 chromosome 3R, Prin_Dyak_Tai18E2_2.1, whole genome shotgun sequence, one region contains:
- the LOC6538908 gene encoding tropomodulin isoform X11, producing the protein MESALPVAEFQQIKLRPVPKVKRRAPQPPVSLRLKHKNTSATTKTTTLTTPAKLYGKDLSEYDDVDVESLLAQLSPEEITILAKEVDPDDNFLPPDQRNSYECTKEATGPLNRKQLIEHINKQAIETPDQPEFEPFVQGKVRGKKWVPPPRDARDIEAEEQIAIDMGEEYEHALNDATQEEIIDLAAILGFHSMMNQDQYHASLLNKGQPVGLGWDGITKSTQQKLFPMDPPNSTDVEESIKRVKDDDSKLIDLNLNNIKNISDEKLEQLFAALPQNEHLEVLSLTNVGLTDKTALLLAAAIEKSKTLRVLNVETNFISPPVIVKLVQALLKCHTIEEFRASNQRSAVLGNKIEMEITDLVEKNSSLLRLGLHLEFNDARHRVAAHLQRNIDRIRVKRLNQRK; encoded by the exons ATGGAGAGTGCCCTCCCGGTGGCCGAGTTCCAGCAGATAAAGCTGCGTCCGGTGCCAAAGGTCAAGCGCCGAGCCCCCCAGCCGCCAGTGAGCCTTCGCCTGAAGCATAAGAAT ACTTCTGCCACCACAAAGACAACCACGCTCACCACCCCCGCCAAACTGTATGGCAAGGATCTGAGTGAGTACGACGATGTGGACGTGGAGAGCCTGCTGGCCCAGCTCTCGCCCGAGGAGATAACCATACTGGCCAAAGAGGTGGATCCCGAT GACAACTTCCTGCCGCCAGACCAGCGCAACAGCTATGAGTGCACCAAGGAAGCCACCGGGCCCCTCAATCGCAAGCAGCTGATCGAGCACATCAACAAGCAGGCCATCGAGACACCGGATCAGCCGGAATTCGAGCCGTTCGTTCAGGGCAAGGTTCGCGGAAAGAAGTGGGTCCCTCCGCCAAGGGATGCCCGCGACATCGAGGCCGAGGAACAGATCGCCATCGACATGGGCGAGGAGTACGAGCACGCCCTCAACGATGCCACGCAGGAGGAGATCATTGATTTGGCCGCCATCCTGGGCTTCCACTCGATGATGAATCAGGACCAGTACCACGCCTCCTTGCTCAACAAGGGTCAGCCCGTGGGCCTGGGCTGGGATGGCATCACGAAATCCACTCAGCAGAAGCTCTTCCCCATGGATCCGCCCAATAGCACAGACGTGGAGGAGTCCATCAAGCGGGTCAAGGACGATGACTCCAAGCTGATTGACCTCAACTTGAACAACATTAAG AACATCTCGGACGAGAAGCTCGAGCAACTGTTTGCCGCACTGCCTCAGAACGAACATCTGGAAGTCCTCTCGCTGACAAATGTGGGCCTCACCGACAAGACAGCCCTCCTGTTAGCCGCGGCCATTGAGAAGAGCAAAACCCTGAGAGTATTAAATGTCGAGACCAACTTCATCAGTCCGCCCGTGATTGTTAAGCTGGTGCAAGCCCTGCTCAAGTGCCACACCATCGAGGAGTTCAGGGCCTCCAATCAG CGGTCTGCGGTGCTGGGCAACAAGATCGAGATGGAAATCACCGACCTGGTGGAGAAGAACTCGTCGCTGCTGCGCCTTGGCTTGCACCTGGAGTTCAACGACGCCCGCCACCGAGTGGCCGCTCACCTGCAGCGCAACATCGACAGAA TACGTGTGAAACGCCTGAACCAGCGTAAATAA
- the LOC6538908 gene encoding tropomodulin isoform X2 produces MADTAKDKDVIDQEEVEVEEEEETTTTTTTTKKTSQWHKTRTTKTSATTKTTTLTTPAKLYGKDLSEYDDVDVESLLAQLSPEEITILAKEVDPDDNFLPPDQRNSYECTKEATGPLNRKQLIEHINKQAIETPDQPEFEPFVQGKVRGKKWVPPPRDARDIEAEEQIAIDMGEEYEHALNDATQEEIIDLAAILGFHSMMNQDQYHASLLNKGQPVGLGWDGITKSTQQKLFPMDPPNSTDVEESIKRVKDDDSKLIDLNLNNIKNISDEKLEQLFAALPQNEHLEVLSLTNVGLTDKTALLLAAAIEKSKTLRVLNVETNFISPPVIVKLVQALLKCHTIEEFRASNQRSAVLGNKIEMEITDLVEKNSSLLRLGLHLEFNDARHRVAAHLQRNIDRIFRVQKIKPNLPKLILPGNMEIERDLVAYNRSATPSPSPSPQPPADYEVEEDPDNMVIRGGGDAFDPEIDPDNMVVPGSRSVTPNYDDEGVYQAHTKKRS; encoded by the exons ACTTCTGCCACCACAAAGACAACCACGCTCACCACCCCCGCCAAACTGTATGGCAAGGATCTGAGTGAGTACGACGATGTGGACGTGGAGAGCCTGCTGGCCCAGCTCTCGCCCGAGGAGATAACCATACTGGCCAAAGAGGTGGATCCCGAT GACAACTTCCTGCCGCCAGACCAGCGCAACAGCTATGAGTGCACCAAGGAAGCCACCGGGCCCCTCAATCGCAAGCAGCTGATCGAGCACATCAACAAGCAGGCCATCGAGACACCGGATCAGCCGGAATTCGAGCCGTTCGTTCAGGGCAAGGTTCGCGGAAAGAAGTGGGTCCCTCCGCCAAGGGATGCCCGCGACATCGAGGCCGAGGAACAGATCGCCATCGACATGGGCGAGGAGTACGAGCACGCCCTCAACGATGCCACGCAGGAGGAGATCATTGATTTGGCCGCCATCCTGGGCTTCCACTCGATGATGAATCAGGACCAGTACCACGCCTCCTTGCTCAACAAGGGTCAGCCCGTGGGCCTGGGCTGGGATGGCATCACGAAATCCACTCAGCAGAAGCTCTTCCCCATGGATCCGCCCAATAGCACAGACGTGGAGGAGTCCATCAAGCGGGTCAAGGACGATGACTCCAAGCTGATTGACCTCAACTTGAACAACATTAAG AACATCTCGGACGAGAAGCTCGAGCAACTGTTTGCCGCACTGCCTCAGAACGAACATCTGGAAGTCCTCTCGCTGACAAATGTGGGCCTCACCGACAAGACAGCCCTCCTGTTAGCCGCGGCCATTGAGAAGAGCAAAACCCTGAGAGTATTAAATGTCGAGACCAACTTCATCAGTCCGCCCGTGATTGTTAAGCTGGTGCAAGCCCTGCTCAAGTGCCACACCATCGAGGAGTTCAGGGCCTCCAATCAG CGGTCTGCGGTGCTGGGCAACAAGATCGAGATGGAAATCACCGACCTGGTGGAGAAGAACTCGTCGCTGCTGCGCCTTGGCTTGCACCTGGAGTTCAACGACGCCCGCCACCGAGTGGCCGCTCACCTGCAGCGCAACATCGACAGAA TCTTCCGCGTTCAGAAAATAAAGCCCAATCTACCCAAGTTGATCCTGCCGGGCAACATGGAGATTGAGCGGGATCTGGTCGCCTATAACCGATCGGCCACGCCTTCTCCGTCGCCATCGCCGCAGCCTCCGGCGGATTATGAAGTGGAAGAGGATCCGGATAACATGGTTATCCGCGGTGGCGGCGATGCCTTCGATCCGGAGATCGATCCCGACAACATGGTGGTGCCGGGCAGTCGGTCCGTGACACCGAACTACGACGATGAGGGTGTCTATCAAGCGCACAC TAAGAAAAGATCTTGA
- the LOC6538908 gene encoding tropomodulin isoform X3 — translation MESALPVAEFQQIKLRPVPKVKRRAPQPPVSLRLKHKNTSATTKTTTLTTPAKLYGKDLSEYDDVDVESLLAQLSPEEITILAKEVDPDDNFLPPDQRNSYECTKEATGPLNRKQLIEHINKQAIETPDQPEFEPFVQGKVRGKKWVPPPRDARDIEAEEQIAIDMGEEYEHALNDATQEEIIDLAAILGFHSMMNQDQYHASLLNKGQPVGLGWDGITKSTQQKLFPMDPPNSTDVEESIKRVKDDDSKLIDLNLNNIKNISDEKLEQLFAALPQNEHLEVLSLTNVGLTDKTALLLAAAIEKSKTLRVLNVETNFISPPVIVKLVQALLKCHTIEEFRASNQRSAVLGNKIEMEITDLVEKNSSLLRLGLHLEFNDARHRVAAHLQRNIDRIFRVQKIKPNLPKLILPGNMEIERDLVAYNRSATPSPSPSPQPPADYEVEEDPDNMVIRGGGDAFDPEIDPDNMVVPGSRSVTPNYDDEGVYQAHTKKRS, via the exons ATGGAGAGTGCCCTCCCGGTGGCCGAGTTCCAGCAGATAAAGCTGCGTCCGGTGCCAAAGGTCAAGCGCCGAGCCCCCCAGCCGCCAGTGAGCCTTCGCCTGAAGCATAAGAAT ACTTCTGCCACCACAAAGACAACCACGCTCACCACCCCCGCCAAACTGTATGGCAAGGATCTGAGTGAGTACGACGATGTGGACGTGGAGAGCCTGCTGGCCCAGCTCTCGCCCGAGGAGATAACCATACTGGCCAAAGAGGTGGATCCCGAT GACAACTTCCTGCCGCCAGACCAGCGCAACAGCTATGAGTGCACCAAGGAAGCCACCGGGCCCCTCAATCGCAAGCAGCTGATCGAGCACATCAACAAGCAGGCCATCGAGACACCGGATCAGCCGGAATTCGAGCCGTTCGTTCAGGGCAAGGTTCGCGGAAAGAAGTGGGTCCCTCCGCCAAGGGATGCCCGCGACATCGAGGCCGAGGAACAGATCGCCATCGACATGGGCGAGGAGTACGAGCACGCCCTCAACGATGCCACGCAGGAGGAGATCATTGATTTGGCCGCCATCCTGGGCTTCCACTCGATGATGAATCAGGACCAGTACCACGCCTCCTTGCTCAACAAGGGTCAGCCCGTGGGCCTGGGCTGGGATGGCATCACGAAATCCACTCAGCAGAAGCTCTTCCCCATGGATCCGCCCAATAGCACAGACGTGGAGGAGTCCATCAAGCGGGTCAAGGACGATGACTCCAAGCTGATTGACCTCAACTTGAACAACATTAAG AACATCTCGGACGAGAAGCTCGAGCAACTGTTTGCCGCACTGCCTCAGAACGAACATCTGGAAGTCCTCTCGCTGACAAATGTGGGCCTCACCGACAAGACAGCCCTCCTGTTAGCCGCGGCCATTGAGAAGAGCAAAACCCTGAGAGTATTAAATGTCGAGACCAACTTCATCAGTCCGCCCGTGATTGTTAAGCTGGTGCAAGCCCTGCTCAAGTGCCACACCATCGAGGAGTTCAGGGCCTCCAATCAG CGGTCTGCGGTGCTGGGCAACAAGATCGAGATGGAAATCACCGACCTGGTGGAGAAGAACTCGTCGCTGCTGCGCCTTGGCTTGCACCTGGAGTTCAACGACGCCCGCCACCGAGTGGCCGCTCACCTGCAGCGCAACATCGACAGAA TCTTCCGCGTTCAGAAAATAAAGCCCAATCTACCCAAGTTGATCCTGCCGGGCAACATGGAGATTGAGCGGGATCTGGTCGCCTATAACCGATCGGCCACGCCTTCTCCGTCGCCATCGCCGCAGCCTCCGGCGGATTATGAAGTGGAAGAGGATCCGGATAACATGGTTATCCGCGGTGGCGGCGATGCCTTCGATCCGGAGATCGATCCCGACAACATGGTGGTGCCGGGCAGTCGGTCCGTGACACCGAACTACGACGATGAGGGTGTCTATCAAGCGCACAC TAAGAAAAGATCTTGA
- the LOC6538909 gene encoding sodium-independent sulfate anion transporter, translating into MSTLENEVTFRKQAEVNQNLEAQFDSSSTDFILITDHRTSKSKSLEQLEASKESENPESCCSRYARNIFRKKTLLKRLPFLTWLPHYNRQDCIGDLIAGFTVGLTVIPQGLAYSGVVGLPPEYGLYGSFMGCFVYVLLGTCKDSTIGSTAVASLMTFQFAQGSWQRSVLLTFLTGIIEILMAIFKLGCLVEFVSGPVSAGFTSAVALIVSTSQMRSMLGVKSDGGSFLATWISMFRDIENVRVADTCLGFGCVFLLLAMRSFGKFTIGPKDESRRNRFQRVVNTVIKFLSTSRNASVVILFTAVTMYLDANGTNPFRLTGNIPKGMPTPSLPPFSIEAQPGNETAGIPVVEGQNFPEMVQSLGYGLVIVPLMALLETMSVCKAFAKGKQIDITQEMIACGVGNIATSLFSGYRCNGGLARSAVNNASGCRTNMSNLYIGVIVVLALNFLTDYFAFIPKAVLAAIIISAVIFQVQYQVVTPMWRSKRSDLVPGILAFVTCLVLPLEIGIMVAIGVNLLFILYYAARPKVTLEQLETQQGIRFVKITPDRCLIFPSVEFVRNMVLKLGSKSTLPVVIDCTYIYAADFTAAKVISSIVDDFRRRQQKIIFFNLKPSVVSVFEGLNTRLVLCYNTHALNQELRPDDADLSRSVDSLDHAESGNGTSECVSMASTLSLARS; encoded by the exons ATGTCCACGCTGGAGAACGAGGTGACCTTCCGCAAACAGGCGGAGGTTAATCAGAATCTGGAGGCGCAGTTCGACAGCTCCTCCACGGACTTCATTCTGATCACCGACCATCGCACCTCGAAGAGCAAGAGCTTGGAGCAGTTGGAGGCCTCCAAGGAGTCGGAAAATCCCGAGTCCTGCTGCTCCCGATATGCCCGGAACATCTTCCGCAAGAAGACGCTCCTGAAGCGCCTGCCCTTTCTCACCTGGCTGCCTCACTACAACCGACAAGACTGCATCGGCGACTTGATAGCCGGTTTCACTGTGGGTCTAACCGTAATCCCCCAGGGATTGGCCTATTCGGGTGTGGTCGGTCTGCCTCCGGAG TATGGCCTGTATGGATCCTTCATGGGCTGCTTCGTGTATGTCCTTTTGGGAACCTGCAAGGACAGCACGATTGGCAGCACGGCGGTGGCCTCACTCATGACCTTCCAGTTCGCCCAGGGATCCTGGCAGAGATCCGTGCTCCTGACCTTCCTGACCGGCATTATAGAGATCCTGATGGCCATCTTCAAGCTCGGATGTTTGGTGGAGTTCGTTTCGGGACCGGTGAGCGCGGGATTCACGAGTGCCGTGGCCTTGATTGTGTCAACATCCCAGATGCGATCGATGCTGGGAGTGAAGAGTGATGGTGGATCCTTTTTGGCCACGTGGATAAGCATGTTCCGGGACATCGAAAACGTGCGCGTAGCCGACACCTGCTTGGGCTTTGGATGTgttttcctgctgctggccaTGAGGAGTTTCGGAAAGTTCACCATCGGTCCAAAGGACGAGTCCAGGAGGAACAGGTTCCAGCGAGTTGTGAACACGGTGATAAAATTTCTGTCCACCTCGAGGAATGCCTCTGTGGTCATTCTGTTTACCGCTGTGACCATGTACCTGGATGCCAATGGAACGAATCCTTTCAGACTAACTGGAAATATACCCAAGGGAATGCCCACGCCCTCACTTCCTCCATTTTCCATCGAAGCGCAGCCCGGCAACGAAACTGCTGGGATCCCGGTTGTTGAGGGGCAGAACTTCCCTGAAATGGTGCAGAGCTTGGGCTATGGACTAGTGATCGTTCCACTGATGGCTCTGCTGGAAACCATGTCGGTGTGCAAGGCCTTCGCCAAGGGAAAGCAGATAGACATCACCCAGGAAATGATCGCCTGCGGAGTGGGCAACATTGCTACCTCCTTGTTCTCCGGCTATCGATGCAATGGAGGATTGGCTCGATCGGCGGTGAACAACGCCAGTGGTTGTCGCACCAACATGTCCAACCTGTACATCGGTGTTATCGTGGTGCTCGCCCTGAACTTCCTCACCGATTACTTCGCCTTCATTCCCAAGGCGGTGCTGGCAGCGATTATCATATCGGCGGTGATCTTCCAGGTGCAGTACCAGGTCGTAACGCCCATGTGGCGCAGCAAAC GTTCCGATCTAGTGCCCGGAATCCTGGCCTTCGTCACCTGTTTGGTGCTGCCCCTGGAAATAGGCATTATGGTGGCCATTGGCGTGAATCTCCTCTTCATTCTGTACTACGCAGCCAGGCCAAAGGTCACCCTGGAGCAACTGGAAACCCAACAGGGTATCCGATTCGTGAAGATCACCCCCGACAGATGTCTGATCTTTCCCTCCGTGGAGTTTGTTCGGAATATGGTTCTCAAGTTGGGCAGCAAATCCACGCTGCCCGTGGTCATCGACTGCACCTATATCTATGCTGCGGATTTCACTGCCGCCAAGGTCATATCCTCCATTGTGGACGACTTCCGGCGGCGTCAGCAAAAGATCATATTCTTCAACTTGAAGCCCAGTGTAGTGAGTGTCTTCGAGGGATTGAACACAAGGCTGGTGCTTTGCTACAACACCCACGCCCTTAACCAGGAACTGCGGCCCGATGATGCGGATCTTTCGAGGTCCGTGGACTCCCTCGACCACGCCGAATCCGGGAATGGAACTAGTGAATGCGTGAGCATGGCCAGCACTCTTTCGCTGGCTAGGAGTTAG
- the LOC6538910 gene encoding 26S proteasome regulatory subunit 8: MNIDVGIPEGGEGPGFHSYFTQKISELQFTVNERFKNLLRLQAQRNELNSKVRLLREELQLLQEQGSYIAEVVKPMDKNKVLVKVHPEGKYVVDVDKAINIKDVTPNSRVALRNESYTLHKILPNKVDPLVSLMLVEKVPDSTYEMVGGLDKQIQEIKEVIELPVKHPELFDALGIAQPKGVLLYGPPGTGKTLLARAVAHHTECTFIRVSGSELVQKFIGEGSRMVRELFVMAREHAPSIIFMDEIDSIGSARMETGTGDSEVQRTMLELLNQLDGFEATKNIKVIMATNRIDVLDQALLRPGRIDRKIEFPPPNEEARLDILKIHSRKMNLTRGINLRKIAEQMPGASGAEVKGVCTEAGMYALRERRVHVTQEDFEMAVSKVMMKDSEKNMSIKKFWK, from the exons ATGAACATCGATGTGGGAATCCCAGAGGGCGGAGAAGGTCCAGGTTTCCATTCTTACTTCACTCAAAAAATATCAGAGCTGCAGTTTACTGTGAACGAGCGCTTTAAGAACTTGCTCCGTTTGCAGGCTCAAAGAAATGAACTCAACTCCAAGG TTCGCTTGCTGCGGGAggagctgcagttgctccaggAGCAGGGCAGCTACATTGCCGAGGTTGTGAAGCCCATGGACAAGAATAAGGTACTGGTGAAGGTTCATCCCGAAGGCAAGTACGTGGTGGATGTGGACAAGGCCATCAATATCAAGGATGTGACTCCCAACAGCCGAGTGGCCCTGCGAAACGAGAGCTACACTCTGCACAAAATTCTGCCCAACAAGGTGGACCCATTGGTATCCCTAATGTTGGTGGAAAAGGTTCCCGACTCCACCTACGAAATGGTGGGTGGCTTGGACAAGCAGATCCAGGAGATCAAGGAGGTGATTGAGCTGCCTGTAAAGCATCCGGAACTATTTGATGCCTTGGGCATTGCCCAGCCGAAGGGAGTGCTGCTCTACGGACCTCCTGGAACTGGGAAAACCCTCCTGGCTCGAGCTGTAGCCCATCACACGGAGTGCACATTCATACGGGTTTCCGGATCTGAACTGGTGCAGAAATTCATCGGCGAGGGCTCGAGAATGGTGAGGGAGCTCTTTGTAATGGCCAGGGAACACGCTCCCTCCATCATTTTCATGGACGAAATTGATTCTATTGGTTCCGCGCGAATGGAAACTGGAACTGGTGATTCAGAGGTCCAGCGAACCATGCTGGAGCTGCTGAACCAACTGGACGGCTTCGAGGCCACCAAAAACATCAAGGTGATCATGGCCACCAATCGCATCGATGTCTTGGATCAGGCTTTACTGCGTCCCGGTCGCATTGACCGCAAGATCGAGTTTCCGCCACCGAACGAGGAGGCCAGACTGGATATCCTAAAGATACATTCTCGCAAGATGAACCTCACAAGGGGCATCAATCTTCGCAAGATCGCGGAACAAATGCCCGGGGCCTCTGGTGCGGAGGTCAAGGGTGTTTGCACCGAGGCTGGAATGTATGCCTTGAGGGAAAGACGAGTTCATGTCACCCAGGAAGACTTTGAAATGGCCGTGTCCAAAGTGATGATGAAGGACTCCGAGAAGAACATGTCCATCAAAAAGTTCTGGAAATAG
- the LOC6538908 gene encoding tropomodulin isoform X5, whose product METSATTKTTTLTTPAKLYGKDLSEYDDVDVESLLAQLSPEEITILAKEVDPDDNFLPPDQRNSYECTKEATGPLNRKQLIEHINKQAIETPDQPEFEPFVQGKVRGKKWVPPPRDARDIEAEEQIAIDMGEEYEHALNDATQEEIIDLAAILGFHSMMNQDQYHASLLNKGQPVGLGWDGITKSTQQKLFPMDPPNSTDVEESIKRVKDDDSKLIDLNLNNIKNISDEKLEQLFAALPQNEHLEVLSLTNVGLTDKTALLLAAAIEKSKTLRVLNVETNFISPPVIVKLVQALLKCHTIEEFRASNQRSAVLGNKIEMEITDLVEKNSSLLRLGLHLEFNDARHRVAAHLQRNIDRIFRVQKIKPNLPKLILPGNMEIERDLVAYNRSATPSPSPSPQPPADYEVEEDPDNMVIRGGGDAFDPEIDPDNMVVPGSRSVTPNYDDEGVYQAHTKKRS is encoded by the exons ACTTCTGCCACCACAAAGACAACCACGCTCACCACCCCCGCCAAACTGTATGGCAAGGATCTGAGTGAGTACGACGATGTGGACGTGGAGAGCCTGCTGGCCCAGCTCTCGCCCGAGGAGATAACCATACTGGCCAAAGAGGTGGATCCCGAT GACAACTTCCTGCCGCCAGACCAGCGCAACAGCTATGAGTGCACCAAGGAAGCCACCGGGCCCCTCAATCGCAAGCAGCTGATCGAGCACATCAACAAGCAGGCCATCGAGACACCGGATCAGCCGGAATTCGAGCCGTTCGTTCAGGGCAAGGTTCGCGGAAAGAAGTGGGTCCCTCCGCCAAGGGATGCCCGCGACATCGAGGCCGAGGAACAGATCGCCATCGACATGGGCGAGGAGTACGAGCACGCCCTCAACGATGCCACGCAGGAGGAGATCATTGATTTGGCCGCCATCCTGGGCTTCCACTCGATGATGAATCAGGACCAGTACCACGCCTCCTTGCTCAACAAGGGTCAGCCCGTGGGCCTGGGCTGGGATGGCATCACGAAATCCACTCAGCAGAAGCTCTTCCCCATGGATCCGCCCAATAGCACAGACGTGGAGGAGTCCATCAAGCGGGTCAAGGACGATGACTCCAAGCTGATTGACCTCAACTTGAACAACATTAAG AACATCTCGGACGAGAAGCTCGAGCAACTGTTTGCCGCACTGCCTCAGAACGAACATCTGGAAGTCCTCTCGCTGACAAATGTGGGCCTCACCGACAAGACAGCCCTCCTGTTAGCCGCGGCCATTGAGAAGAGCAAAACCCTGAGAGTATTAAATGTCGAGACCAACTTCATCAGTCCGCCCGTGATTGTTAAGCTGGTGCAAGCCCTGCTCAAGTGCCACACCATCGAGGAGTTCAGGGCCTCCAATCAG CGGTCTGCGGTGCTGGGCAACAAGATCGAGATGGAAATCACCGACCTGGTGGAGAAGAACTCGTCGCTGCTGCGCCTTGGCTTGCACCTGGAGTTCAACGACGCCCGCCACCGAGTGGCCGCTCACCTGCAGCGCAACATCGACAGAA TCTTCCGCGTTCAGAAAATAAAGCCCAATCTACCCAAGTTGATCCTGCCGGGCAACATGGAGATTGAGCGGGATCTGGTCGCCTATAACCGATCGGCCACGCCTTCTCCGTCGCCATCGCCGCAGCCTCCGGCGGATTATGAAGTGGAAGAGGATCCGGATAACATGGTTATCCGCGGTGGCGGCGATGCCTTCGATCCGGAGATCGATCCCGACAACATGGTGGTGCCGGGCAGTCGGTCCGTGACACCGAACTACGACGATGAGGGTGTCTATCAAGCGCACAC TAAGAAAAGATCTTGA
- the LOC6538908 gene encoding tropomodulin isoform X4: MAITDDATSATTKTTTLTTPAKLYGKDLSEYDDVDVESLLAQLSPEEITILAKEVDPDDNFLPPDQRNSYECTKEATGPLNRKQLIEHINKQAIETPDQPEFEPFVQGKVRGKKWVPPPRDARDIEAEEQIAIDMGEEYEHALNDATQEEIIDLAAILGFHSMMNQDQYHASLLNKGQPVGLGWDGITKSTQQKLFPMDPPNSTDVEESIKRVKDDDSKLIDLNLNNIKNISDEKLEQLFAALPQNEHLEVLSLTNVGLTDKTALLLAAAIEKSKTLRVLNVETNFISPPVIVKLVQALLKCHTIEEFRASNQRSAVLGNKIEMEITDLVEKNSSLLRLGLHLEFNDARHRVAAHLQRNIDRIFRVQKIKPNLPKLILPGNMEIERDLVAYNRSATPSPSPSPQPPADYEVEEDPDNMVIRGGGDAFDPEIDPDNMVVPGSRSVTPNYDDEGVYQAHTKKRS; the protein is encoded by the exons ACTTCTGCCACCACAAAGACAACCACGCTCACCACCCCCGCCAAACTGTATGGCAAGGATCTGAGTGAGTACGACGATGTGGACGTGGAGAGCCTGCTGGCCCAGCTCTCGCCCGAGGAGATAACCATACTGGCCAAAGAGGTGGATCCCGAT GACAACTTCCTGCCGCCAGACCAGCGCAACAGCTATGAGTGCACCAAGGAAGCCACCGGGCCCCTCAATCGCAAGCAGCTGATCGAGCACATCAACAAGCAGGCCATCGAGACACCGGATCAGCCGGAATTCGAGCCGTTCGTTCAGGGCAAGGTTCGCGGAAAGAAGTGGGTCCCTCCGCCAAGGGATGCCCGCGACATCGAGGCCGAGGAACAGATCGCCATCGACATGGGCGAGGAGTACGAGCACGCCCTCAACGATGCCACGCAGGAGGAGATCATTGATTTGGCCGCCATCCTGGGCTTCCACTCGATGATGAATCAGGACCAGTACCACGCCTCCTTGCTCAACAAGGGTCAGCCCGTGGGCCTGGGCTGGGATGGCATCACGAAATCCACTCAGCAGAAGCTCTTCCCCATGGATCCGCCCAATAGCACAGACGTGGAGGAGTCCATCAAGCGGGTCAAGGACGATGACTCCAAGCTGATTGACCTCAACTTGAACAACATTAAG AACATCTCGGACGAGAAGCTCGAGCAACTGTTTGCCGCACTGCCTCAGAACGAACATCTGGAAGTCCTCTCGCTGACAAATGTGGGCCTCACCGACAAGACAGCCCTCCTGTTAGCCGCGGCCATTGAGAAGAGCAAAACCCTGAGAGTATTAAATGTCGAGACCAACTTCATCAGTCCGCCCGTGATTGTTAAGCTGGTGCAAGCCCTGCTCAAGTGCCACACCATCGAGGAGTTCAGGGCCTCCAATCAG CGGTCTGCGGTGCTGGGCAACAAGATCGAGATGGAAATCACCGACCTGGTGGAGAAGAACTCGTCGCTGCTGCGCCTTGGCTTGCACCTGGAGTTCAACGACGCCCGCCACCGAGTGGCCGCTCACCTGCAGCGCAACATCGACAGAA TCTTCCGCGTTCAGAAAATAAAGCCCAATCTACCCAAGTTGATCCTGCCGGGCAACATGGAGATTGAGCGGGATCTGGTCGCCTATAACCGATCGGCCACGCCTTCTCCGTCGCCATCGCCGCAGCCTCCGGCGGATTATGAAGTGGAAGAGGATCCGGATAACATGGTTATCCGCGGTGGCGGCGATGCCTTCGATCCGGAGATCGATCCCGACAACATGGTGGTGCCGGGCAGTCGGTCCGTGACACCGAACTACGACGATGAGGGTGTCTATCAAGCGCACAC TAAGAAAAGATCTTGA